The Streptomyces cathayae DNA segment GGCGGCGCGGCCGTCGCGCACCTCGTGGACGAGACGCTCCGCCGCCGCGGTCAGGTCGGCGGGTTCGAGTGAGCCGTTGACCGCGAGCACCGGCACGTCGATCGTCGGCACGCGGTCCCAGGTGCCGGTGACGGGGACGCGCAGGTCCTTCTCGTCCGGGGTGTGCTTGGAGATCGTGTGCAGCGCCATCTCCCGCAGTCGGCGCGGGATGTCCGGGTCGACACCGTCGGGGCCGCGGTGCTCGCCCGCCGCGACCCGCACGAAGGCGTTCAGCCAGCCCTCGATGTCCCCGGCGCCCAGGGTGCGGGCGAACTCGGCCTGGATCCGGCGGGACCACGGATCGGTGTACTCGAACTCGCTGGTGGCCGCCCCGCAGACGACGGCCGCGCGGACCAGATCCGGGTGCTCGAGGACCGTGTCGGTCGCGATGGCCCCGCCCATCGACACGCCGACCAGGACCGCGGGCCCCGCGTCGAGATGGCGCAGCAGGGCGGCGAGGTCGTCCGCCCAGCGGAAGGGCTGCGTGGCGTTGGCGGAGGAGCCGTGGCCGCGTACGTCGGGGGCGATCACCCGGTGGTGGGCGGCGAGGGCCGGGATCTGGTCCGCGAAGAGCCGGTGGTCGACGAAGCCGGAGTGGAGCAGGACGACCGGGTCTCCCGTGCCGCTGTCGTGGTAGGCGAGGTCGCCGTCGGAGGAGGTGAAGCAGCGGAGTTCCGCAACCGTATTCATGACAACCAAGGTGTCACTTCCGGCGGAATTTGACAACCAGGATGTCATGATGAGGGGGTGGACAACACCGGGAACGACCCTGACAGGCTCCTTTCACCCGAGGAGCTCGGCCCGCGCCTGATGGAGGTGTTCGACCTGATCGGGCCGCTGTACCGACGGGTGCAGCGAACAGTGGAACAGGGTGCACAGGGTGAAGTCGTCGAGAGCCTGTCCGTCGGGGTACGCGCCGTGCTGGACCTGCTGCACAGGCACGGCCCGATGACCGTGCCCCAGATGGGCCGCGCACAGGCGATCAGCCGTCAGTTCGTGCAGCGCATGGTCAACGACGCCGCGGCCCGGGGCCTGGTGGAGAGCATCCCCAACCCCGCCCACCAGCGGTCGTCGCTGATCCGGCTCACCGGCGAGGGGCGGGCGGCGATCGCGGCCGTCGTCGCCCGGGAGCACGCCGTGCTGCGGGAGGTCGGCGGCGACCTCACGGACGCCGACGTACGGACCTGCGTGCGGGTGCTCGCACAGATGCTGACGCTGTTCGACGACGTGGACGTGAACTGACCGCCGCTCCGGCGGGACGGTCTCCTCCCCCATGACCAGCCCGTCCTTCGCCGCGCCCCGGCTCAGCACCACGTCGCGGATCCGGTCGCGTACGGAGCGCACTTCGGCACCCTTCCGGAGGGCCCGGTCGAGGTTGAGCACGCGGCCGGCGT contains these protein-coding regions:
- a CDS encoding alpha/beta fold hydrolase: MNTVAELRCFTSSDGDLAYHDSGTGDPVVLLHSGFVDHRLFADQIPALAAHHRVIAPDVRGHGSSANATQPFRWADDLAALLRHLDAGPAVLVGVSMGGAIATDTVLEHPDLVRAAVVCGAATSEFEYTDPWSRRIQAEFARTLGAGDIEGWLNAFVRVAAGEHRGPDGVDPDIPRRLREMALHTISKHTPDEKDLRVPVTGTWDRVPTIDVPVLAVNGSLEPADLTAAAERLVHEVRDGRAATVEGAGHYACMEQPEVFNEILLGFLRTL
- a CDS encoding MarR family winged helix-turn-helix transcriptional regulator; its protein translation is MEVFDLIGPLYRRVQRTVEQGAQGEVVESLSVGVRAVLDLLHRHGPMTVPQMGRAQAISRQFVQRMVNDAAARGLVESIPNPAHQRSSLIRLTGEGRAAIAAVVAREHAVLREVGGDLTDADVRTCVRVLAQMLTLFDDVDVN